The region AGTCGCGCAGCGCGCCGTGGTCGGTCAGCACGCGGTGTCCGCGCATCAGCTCGATACCCGCCGCCAGCGTCCACGGACCCGCCGCCTGCACCTTGACCACGCGGGGCGCGCCGGCCTCGGCCGCGGCCTGCTCGACGGCGTCGAGGTCCCACCTGAGCAGGTCGACGGCACGCTGCTGGTCGTGCCCCGGCCGACCCGCGACGCGGTAGCCGGAGGGCACGACCTCGACGGCCAGATCGCCGACGAGCATGCCCGCCGTGCGTCCGATGAGGTCGGCGCCGACACCGCGCGCGGGCAGCTCGGGGAACGGCATCAGCTCGGGCAGTTCCCCGACGACGGTGCGTGCGGCCTCCACCGGGTCGGTACCGGGCATCGACCCGATGGCGGTGGCCGTTCCTGGTTCCCACGCTGCTTCGCTCACGCGGCCATTATCGGGGCGGGAACGATGGAGACCGGGAGGGGGCGACCCGCACCGGGCCGCCACCGGTGCCGGGGTGCGGACGCGCACCGGCGCGGAGCGATACACCCTGCGGGCGGCAGCGGACCGACACGCGCGTGCGGACCGGAATCGGACCGACAAGCGTCGTGGCGGTGACGCTCGGCGACGCGGTCTCCGCGCAGGCGGAGACGGGCGTCGTCAACGCGGGCGTGCCGGGCACCATCGAGGGCGGCTACATCGTCGTCCTGCACGGCGTCCCGTCGATTTCGGCGGCCGAACGAGATGCGGGCTTCGGCCCGAGAACTGCTCGACGAGCACGGGCCGCTATCGGCTTGCCCGCCCGGAAACCGGCGGAGAAGCCGGTCACCGCTCGACGAACTGCTCCCGCAGCACCCGCTTCAGCAACTTGCCCGAGCTGTTGCGCGGGAGGTCGTCGACGAACCGGATCCGCTTGGGAACCTTGAAGCCCGCCAACGACTCGCGCGCGTGCTCCAGCAGCTCGGCTTCGTCCACGTCGGACTTGCGCACGACCACCGCGGCGATGCTCTCGATCCACTTCGGATCCGGCACCGCGATGACGGCGACCTCGGCGACGGCGGGGTGGGTGTAGAGCGCGTCCTCGACTTCCCGCGAGGCCACCAGCACCCCGCCGGTGTTGATCACGTCCTTGATCCGGTCGACCACGGTGACGTAGCCCTGCTCGTCCTGCCGCACCAGGTCGCCGGAGTGGAACCAGCCGTCCCGGAACGCCTCCGCGGTCTCCTCGGGCTTGTTCCAGTAGCCCGTGCAGAGCTGCGGCGAGCGGTAGACGATCTCGCCCAGCTCGCCCGGGGCTACCTGGTTCCCCTGCTCGTCGACGACCTTCGCTTCCACGAACAGCACCGGGCGGCCCGCCGAGTCGGGGCGCAGGTCGTGCTCCTCGGGGCGCAGCACCGTCGCGAGTGGAGCGATCTCCGACTGGCCGAAGCAGTTGTAGAAACCCAGTCCGGGCAACGACTCCCGCAACCTGCTGAGAACCGGACCGGGCATGATGGACGCACCGTAGTAGGCCTTGCGCAACGAGCCGAGGTCCCGCCTGCCGAAGTCGTCGTGGTTGGACAGCGCCACCCACACCGTCGGCGCGGCGAAGAACGCGCCGATGCGCTCTTCTTCGACGCGGCGCAGCACGTCCTGCGGATCGGGTGACTCCACGAGCCGGTTGGTGGAGCCGATCATCAGGTGCGGCAACAGGAATACGTGCATCTGCGCGGAGTGGTAGAGCGGCATCGCATGCAGCGGGTCGTCGCCGTCGGTGAAGTCCAGGGCCACCACGCACGAGACGTACTCGTGCAGCAGCGCGCGGTGCGTCATCATCGCGCCTTTGGGGCGGGACGTCGTGCCGGACGTGTAGAGCAGCTGCACCAGGTCGTCATCGGCGACGTCTTCCGGCAGCGCCGGGACTTCGCCCGCCGTGCTCAGCTCCAGCAACGACTTCTCCGCGCCGCGCAACGGGATCACGCGGTCGACGCCGGAGAGCGCACCCGCGAGCGCCGGATCGGCCAGCGCGATGGTGCTGCCGGACTGCTCGACCAGGTAGCCGAGCTCGGAACCGGTGAGGTTGTAGTTGATCGGCACGTGCACCAGCCCGGCCCGCGCACAGGCCAGGAAGCCGATCAGGTAGGCGTCGGAGTTCCTGCCGTAGGCGGCGATCCGGTCGCCCTTCGACGCCCCGGCGGCCAGCAGCACCCCCGCGGCGCGGGAGACCGCGTCGTCGAGCTCGGCGTAGGTCCACTCCCGTTCCGCGCCCGACCCGTCGGCGAAACGCAGCGCTACCCTGCCGGGCACCCGAGCGGCGGTACGCCGCAACACGTCGCCCACCGTGCCGGCACGCGGATCGAGCATCGCCAACCCTCCACAGCGCTGTGATCGCAAGACACTATCGGCTCCGCGCACCCGGCACCAGCCGCTGTCCGCCGAAGGAACTCATCCATTGCTCCGAGGGCGAACTCCCTGCGCACCAAAAGAACGTGGGAGTTCCGCAACAGGGAGCCAAGATCGATCGCGGTTCGGGAAATTTTTTCATCCGGGCCTTGTGCAACTGGCGAGTAACCCCCAATGTTTCTATCCCACACCGCTGTAATTGGGAAAACGGGAACACAGCGGGGGGCACCTTCCTGGAGTCGGGGCCAGGCGGGTACCGGGACGGGCGGCCATCGGGGGGCCGCCCGCCCAGGACAACAGCCGGACTGGGGCCGGACGGGGGGGGGCACAGGCGAAAGGGGCGCTGTGATCCAGGACCGACAGATCGAGCAACACGAGCGATCCAGGGGGGTGCGGATCTCCGGTCACCGGACCGGGTCCGCACGCCGGACGAGCCCGGCTCGACTGCTGCTCAGCGCAGCGTGGGTCGAGGTCCGTGCTTTGCTGCCCACGCGGTACGACGCCACGACCTGAGTCCTGGCGCAACCGATCAATTCACCGGGAATTGTCGCTTCCATTCGGGGGACGGCGATTTCCACCATCCAGATCGCAATTCCCGCAACCGCGACGAAACGGGGCAAGACCGTTTCGCGAAAGGATTCGCCCGGTCGGTCCACCACAGGTAGCGGCCGAATGGACCAGAACGAACGCGAATCCCGCGGCGGCGGAGCGGAGAAGCCCATTCCACCGGCCCGCTGCAACCGCGCTAGCGCGGGCCCGACACGAGGGCGGCGTGAGCCGCATCGACCGCAGCAGTGCGGAACACGCTCACGTCGCCCTCGTTCGTGACGCAGTCCTGCAGACCGCCCACGGCGACGGTGGCCCGCGCCCACTGCTCCGGCGTGGCGTCGGCCCCGATGAGCAGCACGTTGAGCCTGCGGCGCCAGTCGAGCATGTCCTGGAACAGCTCCAGCCCGGCCAGCACGCTCACGTCGCGCAGGACCATCCACAGCACCTCGCGATGGCCGGCCATGACGTCGAAGTAGGACTCCAGCAGCGCGCGCCGGTCCACCTCGGCCGCGGACTCCGCCGACGACAGCAGCGCCGCGACGTCGTCGGCCAGCGGCTGCACGATGCCGCGCGCGAGCTCTGCCTTCGACGGGTAGTGGTAGTACAGCGCCGCCTTGGTGATGCCGAGGCGTTCGGCGACCTCGCGCAGGCTGGTCTTCTCGAAGCCCTGGGCGGCGAACAGCTCCGCGGCGACCCGGCGGATCTCGCTCCTGGTGTCGCCCCTGGCCCTGGGCATGCCGCTGCTCCTCTCACCGTCCGCTCGCGACATGGTACCCACCTGCCTGCCGACCGGTAATTTACTTGACGACCGGTAAGTAGCGTCCATACCTTCGTGCTCACGGCGCCGAACGACAACCCTGCGAACACGGGAAGAGCACATGGACAACACCGACGTCCTCATCTCCGGCGCGAGCGTCGCCGGACCGGCGCTCGCCCACCGGCTGCGCGCCCACGGCTTCAACCCGACCGTGGTCGAGCGCGCGCCCGCGCCGCGCGAAGGCGGCTACGCCGTGGACGTCCGCGGCGTCGCGGTCGACGTCGTCGAGCGGATGGGCGTGCTGGCGCAGGTTCGCGCCGGGGGGATCGACATGCGCGGCATCACCTACGTCGACGGTTCGAACCGGCCACTGGCCGAGATCAGCACCGAGCACTTCGACGGGCGCGGCAACGGCCGCGACCTGGAGATCATGCGCGGCGCGCTCAGCCGCATCCTCCACGACGCCACCGCGGACGGTGTCGAGTACGTCTTCGGCGACTCCGTCACCGGCCTCGAGCCCGACGACCAGGGAGTGCTCGTGACCTTCGAGCACGCCGCACCCCGGCGGTTCCACCTGGTGATCGGCGCTGACGGCCTGCACTCTCAGGTGCGGGCGCTGGCCTTCGGCGCGGAGGCGCGGTTCCGGCGCCACCTCGGACACCACATCTCGATCTTCGGCGTCGGCGGCCACCTCGCTCCGGAACGCTGGACGCTGGTGCACAACGTGCCCGGCAAGCTCGCGGGCGTCTACGCCTCCGGTGGTGAGCTCGGCGCCAAGGCGATCCTCGGCTTCGCGTCGGGGGAAATCCCCTTCGACCACCGGGATCCCGCGCAGCAGAAGCGGATTCTGCGCGAGGTGTTCGCCGGCGTGGGGTGGGAGGTGCCGCGGCTGCTCGAGGAGATGGAGCACGCGCCGGACTTCTACTTCGACTCGGTGAGCCAGGTCCACCTGGACCGCTGGTCCCGGGGCCGGATCGCGCTGGTGGGCGACGCGGGGTACTGCCCGTCGCCGTTGTCCGGCCAGGGCACCAGCCTCGCACTGGTGGGCGCGTACGTGCTCGCGGGAGAACTCCGGGTGGCGGACGGCGACCACCGCATCGCGTTCGCGCGGTACGAGGACCGGATGCGGGAGTACGTGCGGCAGAACCAGAAGATCGCCGAGTCGGGTGCGGAGGTGCTGATCCCTGCCGGCCGGACCCGGATCTGGCTGCGCAACCAGGTCATGCGGTTCATGTCGAGGTTCCCCGCGCTCGGCAGGCTCTCCGGCGGAATCCAGCGCGCCGCCAACGCGATCGAGCTTCCCGACTACGGCGGCGTGCGCCCGTAGCGCGGAGCGGCGCGGACCAGCGCGTCGCGGCGACAGCGACGGGAGGTGGCTCTGCGCGGGCGGCGAGGTCGGCCGGTCCGACGCGTTGACTCCCCTGGGGATTGTTCACAAGCGGCGTCAGCCGCTTGCGGTGTTGGCCCCAGCTCGCACCGCCGCGGATGAACTCCCCTAGCGCGTCGCGGCGATCAGGGCGCTGCCGAGGACGAGGTCGCCCTCCTCCTCCGGCCGGTACAGCACGACGGCCTGCCCCGGCGCGACGCCGCGCAGCGGCCGGCGGAGCCGGATCGACATGCCGCCGTCGGCGACCTCGGCGACCGCGTCCGCGGTGCCGCCGTGGGCGCGGACCTGCACGACGCACTCGGTCGGGCCGTCGAGCTCCCGCTGCGACGGCCAGATCGGGCGCTTGGCGTCGATCTCGGTGACGCCGAGGTGGTCGGCGGAGCCGACCTTGACCGTGCCCGACACCGGCTCCAGCGACAGCACGTAGCGCGGCCGGCCGTCGGGTGCGGGCGCGTCGATGCCGAGCCCCTTGCGCTGCCCGACGGTGAAGCCGTGCACGCCGGTGTGCTCACCGAGCACCGCGCCGGTCTCGGCGTCGACCAGCTGCCCGGGCTTCTGCCCCAGCTTCGACTCGAGGAACTTCTTCGTGTCGCCGTCGGGGATGAAGCAGATGTCGTGGCTGTCGGGCTTCTTGGCGACCGCGAGCCCGCGCTCGGCGGCCTCCTGCCGCACCTGCGACTTGAGCGAGTCGCCGAGCGGGAACATCGAGTGCCCCAGCTGCTCGGCGGTCAGCGAGGCCAGCACGTAGGACTGGTCCTTGCCCTCGTCCCGGCTGCGCCGCAGCACCGGCACGCCGTCCTCGACGGTGAGCCGCGCGTAGTGGCCGGTGCAGACCGCGTCGAAGCCCAGCGCCATCGCCTTCTCCAGCAACGCCTCGAACTTGATCTTCTCATTGCAGGTCAGGCACGGGTTGGGGGTGCGGCCCGCGGCGTACTCGCCGACGAAGGTCTCGATGACCTCCTCGGTGAACCGCTCTGCGAAGTCCCAGACGTAGAAGGGGATGCCCAGGATGTCGGCGGCCCGCCGCGCGTCGTGGGAGTCCTCGATCGTGCAGCAGCCGCGGGCACCGGTGCGCAGCGTGCCGGGTTTGGCCGACAGCGCCAGGTGCACGCCGACCACCTCGTGGCCGGCCTCCACCGCCCGCGCGGCGGCCACGGCGGAGTCCACCCCGCCGCTCATGGCAGCCAGTACTCGCACGCCTCACACCTCCGTCGGCGCGGACGCCCGCACCGAAGTCCTGCGCAGCCCGGCCGTACCGGCGCCGCGCGCTCGTTGCACCACCGGCCCGATCGCCTCGGTCAGCGCCTTGACGTCGGCCACCGTGGAGTTGTGGCCGAGGGAGAACCGCAGCGAACCCCGCGCCGCCTTCGGCTCGGCACCCATCGCCAGCAGGACGTGGCTGGGTTCGGCGACGCCCGCGGTGCAGGCCGAACCGGTGGAGCACTCGATGCCCTTGGCGTCGAGCAGCATCAGCAGGCTGTCGCCCTCGCAGCCGGGGAAGGTGAAGTGCGCGTTGCCCGGCAGCCGCGACGGCCCACCGCCGACGGCACCGTCACCGGGGTCGCCGTTGAGCACGGCGTCCGGGACCACCTCGCGGACACCGCGGACCAGGTCGTCGCGCAGCGCGGTCAGCTCCGGCCCGTGCGACGTCCTGCTTTCGACGGCC is a window of Saccharopolyspora erythraea NRRL 2338 DNA encoding:
- a CDS encoding acyl-CoA synthetase, giving the protein MLDPRAGTVGDVLRRTAARVPGRVALRFADGSGAEREWTYAELDDAVSRAAGVLLAAGASKGDRIAAYGRNSDAYLIGFLACARAGLVHVPINYNLTGSELGYLVEQSGSTIALADPALAGALSGVDRVIPLRGAEKSLLELSTAGEVPALPEDVADDDLVQLLYTSGTTSRPKGAMMTHRALLHEYVSCVVALDFTDGDDPLHAMPLYHSAQMHVFLLPHLMIGSTNRLVESPDPQDVLRRVEEERIGAFFAAPTVWVALSNHDDFGRRDLGSLRKAYYGASIMPGPVLSRLRESLPGLGFYNCFGQSEIAPLATVLRPEEHDLRPDSAGRPVLFVEAKVVDEQGNQVAPGELGEIVYRSPQLCTGYWNKPEETAEAFRDGWFHSGDLVRQDEQGYVTVVDRIKDVINTGGVLVASREVEDALYTHPAVAEVAVIAVPDPKWIESIAAVVVRKSDVDEAELLEHARESLAGFKVPKRIRFVDDLPRNSSGKLLKRVLREQFVER
- a CDS encoding TetR/AcrR family transcriptional regulator; the encoded protein is MPRARGDTRSEIRRVAAELFAAQGFEKTSLREVAERLGITKAALYYHYPSKAELARGIVQPLADDVAALLSSAESAAEVDRRALLESYFDVMAGHREVLWMVLRDVSVLAGLELFQDMLDWRRRLNVLLIGADATPEQWARATVAVGGLQDCVTNEGDVSVFRTAAVDAAHAALVSGPR
- a CDS encoding FAD-dependent monooxygenase, with the translated sequence MDNTDVLISGASVAGPALAHRLRAHGFNPTVVERAPAPREGGYAVDVRGVAVDVVERMGVLAQVRAGGIDMRGITYVDGSNRPLAEISTEHFDGRGNGRDLEIMRGALSRILHDATADGVEYVFGDSVTGLEPDDQGVLVTFEHAAPRRFHLVIGADGLHSQVRALAFGAEARFRRHLGHHISIFGVGGHLAPERWTLVHNVPGKLAGVYASGGELGAKAILGFASGEIPFDHRDPAQQKRILREVFAGVGWEVPRLLEEMEHAPDFYFDSVSQVHLDRWSRGRIALVGDAGYCPSPLSGQGTSLALVGAYVLAGELRVADGDHRIAFARYEDRMREYVRQNQKIAESGAEVLIPAGRTRIWLRNQVMRFMSRFPALGRLSGGIQRAANAIELPDYGGVRP
- the mnmA gene encoding tRNA 2-thiouridine(34) synthase MnmA: MRVLAAMSGGVDSAVAAARAVEAGHEVVGVHLALSAKPGTLRTGARGCCTIEDSHDARRAADILGIPFYVWDFAERFTEEVIETFVGEYAAGRTPNPCLTCNEKIKFEALLEKAMALGFDAVCTGHYARLTVEDGVPVLRRSRDEGKDQSYVLASLTAEQLGHSMFPLGDSLKSQVRQEAAERGLAVAKKPDSHDICFIPDGDTKKFLESKLGQKPGQLVDAETGAVLGEHTGVHGFTVGQRKGLGIDAPAPDGRPRYVLSLEPVSGTVKVGSADHLGVTEIDAKRPIWPSQRELDGPTECVVQVRAHGGTADAVAEVADGGMSIRLRRPLRGVAPGQAVVLYRPEEEGDLVLGSALIAATR